The DNA segment AATGAGGATTACGCATTAAGCTATTGTGATGTTTCAACAGGTGAATTAAAGGTGACTCATTTTAAAGACGAAGCAACTTTAATGAATGAGATCACAACGATCAATCCGAATGAAATTGTTGTACATGAAGCGTTGACGGAAGCCTTAAAACGACAAATCAGTCTAACAACAGAGACGATTACTTTGACACCTGAAATATCAGATGTTATGTATAAGGTCAATACATCTAAAGATGGCGTCATGTATAAAGCAACACAAATTTTATTAGACTATATTCATCATACTCAGAAAAGAGATCTTTCACATATAGAAGATGTTGTAAAATATGAAGCCATTGACTTTATGAAAATGGATTTCTATGCAAAACGTAATCTTGAATTAACTGAAAGTATTCGTTTAAAGAGTAAAAAAGGAACATTGCTATGGTTAATGGACGAAACGAAAACGCCAATGGGAGCACGTCGTCTTAAACAATGGATAGATCGCCCATTAATTCATAAGCAACAAATCAATGCACGTTTAGAAACTGTTGACCAATTCATGAATCACTTTATTGAGCGTGATACTTTAAGAGGATATTTAAATCAAGTTTATGATATTGAACGTCTTGTTGGGCGCGTAAGTTATGGGAATGTCAATGCGCGTGATTTAATTCAACTCAAGCATTCTATTGCTGAAATACCAAATATTAAATCATTACTTGATACTTTCGATTCTCAAACTACAACTCAATTTCAGCAATTGGAGCCATTGGACGATTTACTTTCGTTATTAGAAGAAAGTTTAGTTGAAGAACCACCTATTTCTGTTAAAGATGGTGGCCTCTTTAAACATGGGTTTAATCAACAATTAGATGAATTTCTAGAAGCGTCTAAAAATGGTAAAAGTTGGTTAGCAGAATTACAAACGAAAGAAAGACAACGCACAGGTATAAAATCACTAAAAATTAGTTTTAATAAGGTTTTTGGTTACTTTATTGAAATAACAAGAGCAAATTTACAAGGTTTTGACCCAACTCAATATGGTTATCAACGCAAACAAACACTTTCAAATGCTGAGCGTTTTATCACGGATGAATTAAAAGAGAAAGAAGATATTATTTTAGGTGCAGAAGATAAGGCGATTGAATTAGAATATCAATTGTTTGTACAATTAAGAGAACAAATTAAAGCATATACGAGTCAATTACAACAACAAGCTAAAGTTATTTCAGAAATTGACTGTTTACAAAGCTTTGCAGAAATAGCACAAAAATATAATTTCGCGCGTCCTACATTTAGTGAAGATAAGACCTTGAATTTAACCAATTCACGTCATCCTGTTGTTGAACGTGTCATGGATCATAATGATTATGTACCAAATGATTGTGCTTTAGATCAAGAAACCTTTATTTACTTAATCACTGGTCCTAATATGTCGGGTAAATCTACGTACATGAGACAAGTGGCAATTATAAGTATTATGGCTCAAATGGGTTCTTTTGTACCATGTGATGACGCCACTTTACCTATCTTCGATCAAATATTTACACGTATCGGTGCCGCAGATGATTTAGTTTCTGGTAAGAGTACATTTATGGTAGAAATGTTAGAAGCACAGAAAGCACTTGCAAATGCGACCGAAGATAGTTTAATTATCTTTGATGAAATCGGTCGTGGTACATCAACGTATGATGGTCTTGCATTGGCTCAAGCGATGATTGAATATGTGGCCAACACTTCTCATGCTAAGACATTATTCTCAACACATTATCATGAATTAACAACATTAGATCAGTCATTACCTTGTTTGAAAAATGTACACGTCGCAGCGAACGAATATCATGGAGAGTTAATCTTCTTGCATAAAGTGAAAGATGGGGCTGTAGATGATAGTTATGGTATTCAAGTAGCTAAACTAGCAGATTTACCAGATGAAATTATTAACAGAGCACAAGTCATTTTAGAAGCATTTGAAACCGAAGATAAACACCAAACTGATGTTGCTGTACATCAACTTCAATCTGAAACTGATGCATCTTCTGAAAATGTTAACCAACAAAACCTTCAAAATGCACGCCTAAATCAAACTGAAAACCACGCAAACGAACATAATTACGAAAATCAATTCGAACAACCAGAATTTGATTTATTTGATAAACCAGCACAATATAGTGAAATTGAACATGAAATAAAGTCTTTAAATATCTCAAATATGACACCGATTGAGGCATTAATAAAATTGAGTGAATTACAAAAAGAATTAAAATAGAGGTGAAGTTTCATGGGTAAAATTAAAGAATTACAAACCTCTTTGGCAAATAAAATCGCAGCCGGTGAAGTCGTTGAGCGACCCGGTTCTGTCGTAAAGGAATTGCTTGAAAATGCGATTGATGCGAAAGCAACAGAAATTAATATTGAAGTAAAAGAAGCGGGTGTACAATCTATTCGTGTCGTTGATAATGGAACAGGTATTCAATCAGATGATTTGGATTTAGTCTTTCATCGTCATGCTACGAGTAAGTTAGACGCTGACGATGACCTATTTCATATAAGGACTTTAGGTTTTAGAGGTGAAGCATTAGCCAGTATATCGTCAGTAGCTAAAGTTACATTACAAACTTGTACTGATGAAGAAGAAGGACAACAGATCTATGTGGAAAATGGTCAAATACTTGAACGCAAGCCAGCAAAAGCTAAAAGAGGCACAGATATTTTAGTTGAATCGCTCTTTTATAATACACCCGCGCGTTTAAAATATATTAAAAGTTTATATACAGAATTAGGAAAAATTACTGATATCGTTAATCGCATGGCAATGAGTCATCCAGATATTCGAATCTCGCTTGTTTCTGATGACAAAACAATCATCAAAACGAATGGCTCAGGTCGAACAAACGAGGTTATGGCTGAAATTTACGGTATGAAGGTTGCGAAAGACCTCGTTCACATTTCAGGTGATACAAGTGACTACCATTTAGAAGGATTTGTTGCTAAACCTGAACATTCTAGAAGTAACAAACATTATATTTCTATTTTCATTAATGGCCGTTACATTAAAAACTTTTTGTTAAATAAAGCAATTTTAGAAGGGTATCATACGCTTTTAACGATTGGTCGATATCCGATTTGTTATATTAATATTGAGATGGATCCAATATTAGTTGATGTGAACGTGCATCCGACTAAATTAGAAGTACGATTATCAAAAGAGGATCAATTATTTGAACTTATTGTGGATAAAATTAGGGAAGCTTTTAAAGATCGTATATTAATCCCTCACAATGATATGGATAAAATAGCACAAAAAAATAAAGTACTCGACCAATT comes from the Staphylococcus hsinchuensis genome and includes:
- the mutL gene encoding DNA mismatch repair endonuclease MutL; amino-acid sequence: MGKIKELQTSLANKIAAGEVVERPGSVVKELLENAIDAKATEINIEVKEAGVQSIRVVDNGTGIQSDDLDLVFHRHATSKLDADDDLFHIRTLGFRGEALASISSVAKVTLQTCTDEEEGQQIYVENGQILERKPAKAKRGTDILVESLFYNTPARLKYIKSLYTELGKITDIVNRMAMSHPDIRISLVSDDKTIIKTNGSGRTNEVMAEIYGMKVAKDLVHISGDTSDYHLEGFVAKPEHSRSNKHYISIFINGRYIKNFLLNKAILEGYHTLLTIGRYPICYINIEMDPILVDVNVHPTKLEVRLSKEDQLFELIVDKIREAFKDRILIPHNDMDKIAQKNKVLDQFEQQKIDFEKRQQQSHLNDTKVAQQQENDEQGDAENNDAKKSGMEYEDSDNMSYQSTTKEDSKIQEQLSNKDGYTKSQREILYDLEHQQLDEKNDDIAEQSDIKGAISKDPSRRVPYMEVVGQVHGTYIIAQNENGMYMIDQHAAQERIKYEYFREKIGEVSNEVQNLLIPLTFHFSKDEMFIIQQHINELDRVGVHLEPFGGNDYIVDSYPVWFPSVEVEEIIKDMIEYVLEHKKVDIKRIREEAAIMMSCKKSIKANHYLKNNEMSDLVDQLRETEDPFTCPHGRPIIINFSNYELERLFKRIM
- the mutS gene encoding DNA mismatch repair protein MutS, encoding MQQYLKIKSQYQDCLLFFRLGDFYEMFFEDAKEAARVLEITLTKRDAKKDNPIPMCGVPYHSADSYIETLIQNGYKVAICEQMEDPKQTKGMVHREVVRIITPGTVMDQNGIDEKQNNYILSFIKNNEDYALSYCDVSTGELKVTHFKDEATLMNEITTINPNEIVVHEALTEALKRQISLTTETITLTPEISDVMYKVNTSKDGVMYKATQILLDYIHHTQKRDLSHIEDVVKYEAIDFMKMDFYAKRNLELTESIRLKSKKGTLLWLMDETKTPMGARRLKQWIDRPLIHKQQINARLETVDQFMNHFIERDTLRGYLNQVYDIERLVGRVSYGNVNARDLIQLKHSIAEIPNIKSLLDTFDSQTTTQFQQLEPLDDLLSLLEESLVEEPPISVKDGGLFKHGFNQQLDEFLEASKNGKSWLAELQTKERQRTGIKSLKISFNKVFGYFIEITRANLQGFDPTQYGYQRKQTLSNAERFITDELKEKEDIILGAEDKAIELEYQLFVQLREQIKAYTSQLQQQAKVISEIDCLQSFAEIAQKYNFARPTFSEDKTLNLTNSRHPVVERVMDHNDYVPNDCALDQETFIYLITGPNMSGKSTYMRQVAIISIMAQMGSFVPCDDATLPIFDQIFTRIGAADDLVSGKSTFMVEMLEAQKALANATEDSLIIFDEIGRGTSTYDGLALAQAMIEYVANTSHAKTLFSTHYHELTTLDQSLPCLKNVHVAANEYHGELIFLHKVKDGAVDDSYGIQVAKLADLPDEIINRAQVILEAFETEDKHQTDVAVHQLQSETDASSENVNQQNLQNARLNQTENHANEHNYENQFEQPEFDLFDKPAQYSEIEHEIKSLNISNMTPIEALIKLSELQKELK